The genomic segment CATTCCGCCCGGCATTCATCCAACCGCCGCCGTGGACCCCTCGGCGTCGATTCATCCCTCGGCCCATGTGGGAGCCCGTTGTGTGATCGGCGCCGCCACCCTGGTCGGCCCCCGTGTAGTGCTCCACCCCGGAGTGGTCGTGGGCGACCACTGCGAAATCGGCGAGGAGAGCCACATTTACCCCAACGTCACGCTCTACACCCGCACGCACATCGGAAAACGCAATCGCATCCATGCCGGCACGGTCATCGGTTCCGACGGCTTCGGTTACGTGCTGGACGGCGGCGTCCACCGCAAAGTCCCGCAGACCGGGAATGTGGTCATTCAGGACGACGTGGAAATTGGCGCCAATGTGGCCATTGATCGAGGGGCGCTCGGTTCCACCACCATTGGGCGCGGCAGCAAGATCGACAATCTGGTGCAGATCGCCCACAACGTCGCCATCGGGGAGCATTCCCTCGTCATCGCGCAAACCGGCATCGCCGGCAGCACCAAACTCGGCAATTATGTGATTTTGGCGGGTCAGGTCGGAATCGCCGGCCACCTCAAAATCGGGAACAAGGTCACGGTCGCCGCGCAGTCCGGTGTCATGAACGACGTTCCAGACGGGGAAAAGTGGTTCGGCTACCCGGCTCAACCTGACCGACAGATGAAACGCCAACTCATCGCGCTGCAGCAACTCCCCGACCTGGCCAAACGGGTGATTGATCTCGAACGTTATCTCGGCCGGGGCAAACGCGCCCCGGATCCCTCGGCGGGAGCTTCCGGACCGCCCCCGCTCTCGCCTCCCTCGGCTTGACGGAGCTCATGACACGACGTGACTTCGCACGCAGAACCGCTTCGGTGGCTCTGCTCCTGGGCGCAAGCTTGCCACTCTCCGGCGCGGAGCGTTCCGCCCGCGAACATCGGCACCGAAATCGCTTCCGCCATCACCTGACCTCCGATGTGGTGATCATCGGAGGTGGACTGGGCGGATGCGCGGCGGCGCTCGCCGCGTTGCGCGCAGGCCTGAGGGTGACCCTGACGGAGCCGACCGACTGGATCGGTGGCCAGCTCACCCAGCAAGCCGTTCCTCCGGACGAACATCGCTGGATCGAGAACCAGGGTTGCACGGCGGCTTACCGATCGCTCCGCGAGGGAATTCGGACCTTTTACCGAACCCATTACCCGCTTTCCGAGGAGGCCCGACGCTCCCCCTACCTCAATCCCGGACGCGGCGCGGTTTCCGGGCTTTGCCACGAACCCCGTGCCGCCTTGTCCACACTCGAAGGCATGCTCGCCCCCTATGCCAGCAGCGGCAAACTGACGCTCTTGCTGGAACACGAGCCTCGCCGGGCGGAATCCAGAGCCGATCGCATCCAACGCGTCGAAGTTCAGCCCGTGGGCGGCGGGCATTCACTCACCCTGGAAGCGCCCTGGTTCATTGACGCCTCTGAACTCGGGGATCTACTTCCGCTGGCGGGGGCGGAGTGGATCACAGGCGCGGAATCCCAAACGCAAACGGGCGAACCGCACGCCGCTTTATCCCCCAACGCCGCCAACCAGCAGTCCTTCACGTGGTGCTTTTTGATCGACCACCTCGAAGGCGAGGATCACGTCATCGATAAGCCCCGGGAGTATGAGTTCTGGAAATCCTATGTGCCACAACTGCGACCCGATTGGCCGGGCCGGCTGCTTTCCCTGACCTATACGCATCCCCAAACAAGGTCGCCTCGCACCCTGGGTTTTCATCCCGAAGGGGACACGCCCGGACTGCCCTTGAATCTCTGGCGCTACCGGCGGGTGGCCGACCGCAGAACCTTCGCTCCGGGATTTCTGCGCGCCGACCTCTCCCTCATCAATTGGCCCCAGAATGATTACTGGCTCGGCCCTCTCGTGGGAACTGGGGCGACGAGCGCGCTGCGTCATCTTCGCCGTTCGCGGCAATTAAGTCTCTCTTTGCTCCATTGGCTCCAAACGGAGTGTCCGCGTCCTGACGGCAAACAAGGTTGGCCCGGATTGCGGCTGCGCGGGGATTTGTTGGGAGGCCCGGAGGGCATGGCCAAGCACGCTTATGTGCGGGAGTCCCGCCGCATCCGTGCGCGGTTTACCGTGCTGGAACAGCATGTCGGCGTCCAAGCGAGGGGAGGTCCAAAACCCGGATTACGCGCGGAGCCATTTGCCGACTCGGTAGGCGTGGGATTTTACAACATTGACCTGCACCCCAGCACTGCCGGCGACAACTACATCGACATTCCTTCGCTTCCTTTTCAGATTCCGCTGGGGGCTTTGGTGCCCGTCCGGTTGAGGAACCTGCTGCCCGCGTGCAAGAACCTGGGGGTCACCCACATCACCAATGGATGCTACCGGCTTCATCCGGTGGAGTGGAATATCGGGGAAGCGGCGGGAGCGCTCGCCGCGTTCTGTCAACGCCGGCACACGGAGCCTCAAGCCGTGTTCGAAACGTTGCCGCTCCGAACTGACTTTCAACTCGAGCTGGAAAAACAAGGATTCCAACTGCGCTGGCCGGAGAATCTCTCTTGATTCCTATTTGTCCGACTTCGAAGATTTCGAACCCGACCCCGCGCCTTTCTTGCCACCGCCTGCCGTGAGGATCGTGCCCGTCAGGACTCCCACCGCAAAAAAGCTGAAATACATGATCGCGGCGGGCATCTTCACATTTTTGGGCAAGAGGGGCGGCAAGGAGAAAGCGACATCAGACCGGTTATGCATGCCGATCAAAACGAGCAATAACAGGATGGCAATGAGGAAGACTGTTTTGAAAAGAAGTTTCGCGTTCATAGTCCCGCCTTCGGACGGCGGCGGAAGATAGTTCCCGGGCTCGCAAAACGCAAAATGAAACCATCGGAAATCCCGGTTGGAATTCCAGCGCCACAGTAACCTCCTGGCTCCAGGCCCCTAGGCGCCGCCAGGATCAAGCCGCGGCGGCAGGCTGCGTGACCAGCCGGTACCAATTATCGCGCTGACGAGGCTCGTAACCGAGGTCGAGGATCAAACGCTCCATATCCGCCACGGTCATGCGAAAGGTCGTCCCGGCCTGGCTCACCACGTTCTCCTCAATCATGATGCTGCCAAGGTCGTTGGCCCCGAATTTCAACGCCACCTGCCCGATTTCCAAACCTTGCGTCACCCAGGAGCTCTGAATGTTCTCAATGTTGTCCAAAAAAATCCGGGCCACCGCCTGGGTGCGCAAATAGTCATGAGCTCCCGCCGCCGGAGCCTTCAGTTTCGTGTTTTCAGCCTGAAAGGTCCACGCGATGAACGCGGTAAACCCCTTCGATTTGTCCTGTTGATTCCGCACCCGGTCCAAATGCTCGATCCGGTCCTCCAAAGTCTCGACGTGCCCGAACATCATGGTCGCGGTGGAGCGAATCCCCAACTCATGGGCCGCGTCCATCACTCCCAGCCAATCGTCACTCATCGCCTTGAGCGGTGAAATCCGGCGCCGCACCCGATCCACCAAAATCTCCCCGCCGCCGCCCGGCAACGACCCCAGCCCCGCTTGCTTGAACTTCGACAGAATCTCCTTCACCGGAAGGCCGAACACTTCGCGAAAATGCACCAATTCGCTGGGACTGAACGCGTGAATGTTGATGTCCGGATGCTTCGATCGAATGTGGCGGAGCAGGTCCAAGTACCAGTCGAGACTCAGTTTCGGATGGTGCCCGCCCTGCATCAAAATCTGCGTGCCTCCCAGAGCCCGCGTTTCGTCGATCTTGCGATCCAATTCCTCCCGCGAGATCACATACGCGTCAGGATCCGATTCCACCCGGTAAAAGGCGCAGAACTTGCAATAGACATTGCAAATGTTCGTGTAGTTGAGGTTCCGATCGACGATGTAAGTGACGATCTCGTTGCCACGACCGCCGCAGGCCGCCGCCTTGGCCAATCGCCGGCGCCGGTCTGCCAGACGCCCCAAAGTCTGCAAGGGCAGTTGAAAAAGCCGGGCCGCCTCGGCGCGATCGACGCGCTCTCCCTCCCACACTTTGGCCACCAACCCGTCGAGTGTTCGGTCGAGCATCATGTCTTCAGAGCAACACAGGGCCGCGGGTGCGAATGGAAAGTTCCTCCGCCTCGCAGATGCGGATGCTTCGATATCCATCCTCCGGTGTCACCACCGTTGGAGCGCCGCCCGTGCGAATCGCTTCCACGATGTGGTGGAGTTCACCCGCGTAACCATCCGGTCCGCCCAACTCGGGGACCTGTGTCTCGCGGCCTTCCTGAAAAACCCTCAGCGTTTGGCCGGCCCTCGCTCCATCGTAATCCGCGGTGGCGCCCTCGAAGTTGACCGTGTAACTCATCGAAAACCCGAATCCAGGCGCCATGGCCCAGGATCCCTCGGCATGAACGATGGCGCCCGACTCGACCTCATATTGAGCCACCACATGGTCGATCGCACCGCTGAATTTGCTGTAACCCTGCGCAGAAACCCGTGTCGGCATGCCGAAACAATGGTGCACAAAATCCACGTCGTGGATGTGCAAGTCCAGCAGAGCACCCCCGGATTTCTTCCCGTCGTGAAAATGTCCGTGCCCCCATCCCGGCGGCTGAGCCACGCGCCGAAACCGGGCGGCCAACACCCGGCCGTACCGCCCGGATTGAACGGCCTCTTTCAGCCAGGCCCATTCCGGCCAAAATCGCAAGCACATCGCCGGCATGTAGCATCGGCCGGATTCCCGCGCCGCCTCCGCCACGCGCCGGGCTTCTTGGGACGTCCGCGCCACGGGCTTCTCGCAAAGGACGTGTTTTCCCGCCGCCAAAGCCCGCAAGGACTGATCCGCGTGGGCCAGGGTCGGACTGCAGATGTCCACCAAATCCAAGCCGGGATGGCGGAGAAACGCATCCACGTCGCGATAGGCGCCGATGGCGTTCATGTCCAGACGAACCGCGTCCTCGGACCCGACGTTGCCCTGCACCCCGGAAAAATCTCCATCCAGATGGCGTCCGCTTGGATTGCAGAGCGCCACCACCCGAATGCCCGGAATTTGCCGGCACGCCTTCAGATGCGTGGCCGCCATGAAACCAAGCCCAAGCAGGCCGACACTCACGCTCAT from the Verrucomicrobiota bacterium genome contains:
- the lpxD gene encoding UDP-3-O-(3-hydroxymyristoyl)glucosamine N-acyltransferase, with the protein product FAENQTYFDRAERSAAAGIMVDGALKSEKKIVIQVKNARIAFAKILPLFFPEPPIPPGIHPTAAVDPSASIHPSAHVGARCVIGAATLVGPRVVLHPGVVVGDHCEIGEESHIYPNVTLYTRTHIGKRNRIHAGTVIGSDGFGYVLDGGVHRKVPQTGNVVIQDDVEIGANVAIDRGALGSTTIGRGSKIDNLVQIAHNVAIGEHSLVIAQTGIAGSTKLGNYVILAGQVGIAGHLKIGNKVTVAAQSGVMNDVPDGEKWFGYPAQPDRQMKRQLIALQQLPDLAKRVIDLERYLGRGKRAPDPSAGASGPPPLSPPSA
- a CDS encoding FAD-dependent oxidoreductase; this translates as MTRRDFARRTASVALLLGASLPLSGAERSAREHRHRNRFRHHLTSDVVIIGGGLGGCAAALAALRAGLRVTLTEPTDWIGGQLTQQAVPPDEHRWIENQGCTAAYRSLREGIRTFYRTHYPLSEEARRSPYLNPGRGAVSGLCHEPRAALSTLEGMLAPYASSGKLTLLLEHEPRRAESRADRIQRVEVQPVGGGHSLTLEAPWFIDASELGDLLPLAGAEWITGAESQTQTGEPHAALSPNAANQQSFTWCFLIDHLEGEDHVIDKPREYEFWKSYVPQLRPDWPGRLLSLTYTHPQTRSPRTLGFHPEGDTPGLPLNLWRYRRVADRRTFAPGFLRADLSLINWPQNDYWLGPLVGTGATSALRHLRRSRQLSLSLLHWLQTECPRPDGKQGWPGLRLRGDLLGGPEGMAKHAYVRESRRIRARFTVLEQHVGVQARGGPKPGLRAEPFADSVGVGFYNIDLHPSTAGDNYIDIPSLPFQIPLGALVPVRLRNLLPACKNLGVTHITNGCYRLHPVEWNIGEAAGALAAFCQRRHTEPQAVFETLPLRTDFQLELEKQGFQLRWPENLS
- the mqnC gene encoding dehypoxanthine futalosine cyclase, with protein sequence MMLDRTLDGLVAKVWEGERVDRAEAARLFQLPLQTLGRLADRRRRLAKAAACGGRGNEIVTYIVDRNLNYTNICNVYCKFCAFYRVESDPDAYVISREELDRKIDETRALGGTQILMQGGHHPKLSLDWYLDLLRHIRSKHPDINIHAFSPSELVHFREVFGLPVKEILSKFKQAGLGSLPGGGGEILVDRVRRRISPLKAMSDDWLGVMDAAHELGIRSTATMMFGHVETLEDRIEHLDRVRNQQDKSKGFTAFIAWTFQAENTKLKAPAAGAHDYLRTQAVARIFLDNIENIQSSWVTQGLEIGQVALKFGANDLGSIMIEENVVSQAGTTFRMTVADMERLILDLGYEPRQRDNWYRLVTQPAAAA
- a CDS encoding Gfo/Idh/MocA family oxidoreductase gives rise to the protein MSVSVGLLGLGFMAATHLKACRQIPGIRVVALCNPSGRHLDGDFSGVQGNVGSEDAVRLDMNAIGAYRDVDAFLRHPGLDLVDICSPTLAHADQSLRALAAGKHVLCEKPVARTSQEARRVAEAARESGRCYMPAMCLRFWPEWAWLKEAVQSGRYGRVLAARFRRVAQPPGWGHGHFHDGKKSGGALLDLHIHDVDFVHHCFGMPTRVSAQGYSKFSGAIDHVVAQYEVESGAIVHAEGSWAMAPGFGFSMSYTVNFEGATADYDGARAGQTLRVFQEGRETQVPELGGPDGYAGELHHIVEAIRTGGAPTVVTPEDGYRSIRICEAEELSIRTRGPVLL